Proteins co-encoded in one Ponticoccus alexandrii genomic window:
- a CDS encoding aminotransferase → MTSRTDATFFPPIPEAQRWLKGVTFPPDRPLINLSQAAPAEAPPPEMLTAMAGFLHEPATHLYGPVLGLPDLRAALAADWAAHYGGPVAPEQVGITQGCNQAFAATLSALTSEGAEVILPVPWYFNHKMWLDMSGVRAVPLPTGADLIPDAEAARALITDRTRAIALVTPNNPTGVEYPPETLRAFFALAREHGLKLIVDETYRDFHSRPGAPHDLLTTPGWDDTLIQLYSFSKAYRLTGHRVGAVIANPDLLRQIEKFQDTVAICAPTLGQKAALWGLQNLGDWKDAQRQEILRRRAAIAGGFGLLLDRGWRLRGLGAYFAYLEHPFAEGSAALAPRLVREAGVLTLPATMFTPPGDASGDRCLRVAFANTDSAGLARVLDRLAGVEGPLATPSGAA, encoded by the coding sequence ATGACAAGCCGCACCGACGCCACCTTCTTCCCGCCCATCCCCGAAGCGCAGCGCTGGCTGAAGGGCGTCACCTTCCCTCCGGACCGCCCGCTGATCAACCTCAGTCAGGCAGCCCCCGCCGAGGCCCCGCCGCCCGAGATGCTGACCGCCATGGCCGGCTTCCTGCACGAACCCGCAACGCACCTCTATGGCCCCGTCCTCGGCTTGCCGGACCTGCGCGCCGCCCTCGCCGCCGACTGGGCCGCGCATTACGGCGGCCCCGTCGCGCCAGAGCAGGTCGGCATCACGCAGGGCTGCAATCAGGCCTTCGCCGCGACGCTTTCGGCGCTGACGAGCGAGGGCGCAGAGGTCATCCTGCCGGTGCCGTGGTACTTCAATCACAAGATGTGGCTGGACATGAGCGGCGTGCGCGCCGTGCCGCTGCCCACCGGCGCGGACCTGATCCCCGATGCCGAGGCGGCACGCGCCCTGATCACCGACCGGACGCGCGCCATCGCGCTGGTCACACCCAACAATCCGACCGGCGTCGAATACCCGCCCGAAACCCTGCGCGCCTTCTTCGCACTTGCCCGCGAACACGGGCTGAAGCTGATCGTCGACGAGACCTACCGCGACTTCCATTCCCGCCCCGGCGCGCCGCACGACCTGCTGACCACGCCCGGGTGGGACGACACGCTGATCCAGCTCTACAGCTTCTCCAAGGCCTACCGCCTGACCGGCCACCGCGTCGGCGCGGTGATCGCCAACCCCGACCTGCTGCGCCAGATCGAGAAGTTTCAGGACACCGTGGCGATCTGCGCCCCGACGCTGGGCCAGAAGGCCGCGCTCTGGGGCCTGCAGAACCTGGGCGACTGGAAAGACGCACAGCGGCAGGAGATCCTGAGGCGCCGCGCCGCCATCGCCGGAGGTTTCGGCCTTCTGCTGGATCGCGGCTGGCGGCTGCGCGGGCTCGGCGCCTATTTCGCCTATCTCGAACACCCCTTCGCCGAGGGTTCTGCCGCCCTCGCCCCGCGGCTCGTGCGCGAGGCAGGGGTGTTGACGCTCCCCGCCACCATGTTCACGCCGCCCGGCGATGCCTCTGGCGACCGTTGCCTGCGCGTCGCCTTCGCCAATACCGACAGCGCCGGTCTGGCCCGGGTCCTCGACCGGCTGGCAGGGGTGGAGGGCCC
- a CDS encoding winged helix-turn-helix transcriptional regulator, whose translation MTRLHSGNRLFAEAYRIAPDDDGKCPIRDVLDRVGQKWTLLILINLEAAPQRFSALQRQVGDISKRMLTQTLRDLERDGMIARTVYPTKPPAVEYALTDLGRSALHPIAALSTWAEENHASIRAARATFDAA comes from the coding sequence ATGACCAGGTTACATAGCGGGAACCGCCTCTTTGCAGAGGCCTACCGCATCGCGCCCGACGACGACGGCAAATGCCCTATCCGCGACGTGCTCGACCGGGTCGGCCAGAAATGGACACTGCTCATCCTCATAAACCTCGAAGCCGCGCCGCAACGCTTCTCTGCCCTGCAACGGCAGGTCGGCGACATCTCCAAGCGGATGCTGACCCAGACCCTGCGCGACCTCGAACGCGACGGCATGATCGCGCGAACCGTCTACCCGACCAAACCCCCGGCGGTGGAATACGCGCTGACCGACCTTGGCCGCTCCGCACTGCATCCGATCGCGGCCCTGAGCACATGGGCCGAGGAAAACCATGCCTCGATCCGCGCCGCCCGCGCGACTTTCGACGCGGCCTGA
- a CDS encoding SDR family oxidoreductase: MGLNYLVTGASGQFGALVIEALLKTETPESIGALVRRPEATAALEAQGVVVRQGDYTDAASLRVAFDGVERLLLISSSEVGARAAQHQTAIDAAVAAGVGFVAYTSILRATESPLTILPEEHVVTERALAASGLRYAVLRNGWYSENYAMGAGTAVDLGALYGAAGAGRVSGAARRDYAEAAAAVLRGDLPESGTVYELAGDEAFTLAEFAAEISALSGKDVPYVALDEAGYKEALLGAGLPEPLAAMLADSDRGAAEGGLYSEDRSLSRLIGRPTTDWRETLRAVLVPDAG; the protein is encoded by the coding sequence ATGGGATTGAACTATCTCGTGACAGGGGCCTCTGGCCAGTTCGGCGCGCTCGTGATCGAGGCGTTGCTGAAGACAGAGACGCCTGAGAGTATCGGCGCGCTGGTGCGCCGGCCCGAGGCGACTGCGGCGCTGGAGGCGCAGGGCGTCGTGGTGCGTCAGGGTGACTACACGGATGCGGCGTCGCTGCGCGTGGCCTTCGACGGGGTGGAGCGGCTGCTGCTGATCTCGTCGAGCGAAGTGGGAGCGCGCGCGGCGCAGCACCAGACGGCCATCGACGCGGCGGTGGCGGCGGGCGTGGGCTTCGTGGCCTATACCTCTATCCTGCGCGCCACGGAGTCTCCGCTGACGATCCTGCCGGAGGAGCATGTGGTGACGGAACGGGCGCTGGCGGCCTCGGGGCTGCGCTACGCGGTGCTGCGCAATGGCTGGTACAGCGAGAACTACGCCATGGGAGCGGGCACGGCGGTGGACCTTGGCGCGCTTTACGGTGCGGCCGGCGCGGGGCGCGTCTCTGGCGCGGCGCGGCGCGACTATGCCGAGGCGGCGGCGGCGGTCCTGCGCGGCGATCTGCCCGAGAGCGGCACGGTCTACGAGCTTGCCGGGGACGAGGCCTTCACGCTGGCGGAATTCGCGGCGGAGATCTCTGCCCTCAGCGGCAAGGACGTGCCCTATGTCGCGCTGGACGAGGCGGGCTACAAGGAAGCACTGCTGGGGGCGGGCCTGCCGGAGCCGCTGGCGGCGATGCTGGCGGACAGCGACCGCGGCGCGGCGGAGGGCGGGCTTTACAGCGAGGACCGGAGCCTGTCGCGGTTGATCGGCCGCCCGACGACGGATTGGCGAGAGACGCTGCGCGCGGTGCTTGTGCCTGACGCCGGCTGA
- the gpt gene encoding xanthine phosphoribosyltransferase, translating to MDNRLPHEKGFHVSWDQLHRDARALAWRLQGQGPDEGQWRAVVAITRGGMAPAMIVARELDIRTVDTISVKSYNHQTQSAPRIIKSPDPQVIGDGTGILVVDDLVDTGRTLEVVRGHMPKAQIATVYAKPQGRPQVDTFITEVSQDTWIFFPWDMALQYVKPYRGSD from the coding sequence ATGGACAACCGCCTGCCCCACGAGAAGGGCTTTCACGTCAGCTGGGACCAGCTGCACCGCGACGCCCGCGCGCTGGCCTGGCGCCTGCAGGGTCAGGGCCCGGACGAGGGCCAGTGGCGCGCCGTGGTCGCCATCACCCGCGGCGGCATGGCCCCCGCGATGATCGTCGCCCGCGAACTCGACATCCGCACGGTCGATACGATCAGCGTCAAGAGCTACAACCACCAGACCCAGTCGGCCCCCCGGATCATCAAGTCCCCCGATCCGCAGGTCATAGGCGACGGCACCGGCATCCTCGTGGTCGACGACCTCGTCGACACCGGCCGCACGCTCGAGGTCGTCCGCGGCCACATGCCCAAGGCCCAGATTGCCACGGTCTACGCCAAGCCGCAGGGCCGCCCGCAGGTCGACACCTTCATCACCGAGGTCAGCCAGGACACATGGATCTTCTTTCCGTGGGACATGGCGCTGCAATACGTCAAACCCTACCGCGGCTCCGACTGA
- a CDS encoding LysE family translocator, with protein MTPALFASVVLVHLLAAMSPGPSFVVCVRTAASEGLRTALALSAGFGLGAGLWAAGAMAGLVLLFELIPPLFTALKVVGGLFLLWIAIGMWRHAPDPLPQLGEIRPRSAWAAFRFGFLTYATNPKPAIFFGAVFVGLVPAETPLAARAALVAVIALNEGLWYALVSRVFSLPKARTAYARVKARIDRAFGSLIAAFGLKIAFT; from the coding sequence ATGACCCCTGCCCTCTTCGCCTCTGTCGTTCTCGTGCACCTTCTCGCCGCCATGAGCCCCGGTCCCTCCTTCGTGGTCTGCGTCAGGACGGCGGCCTCGGAAGGGTTGCGCACGGCACTGGCGCTTTCGGCGGGATTCGGCCTTGGCGCCGGTTTGTGGGCTGCGGGTGCCATGGCCGGCCTCGTCCTGCTGTTCGAGCTGATCCCGCCGCTCTTCACGGCGCTGAAGGTGGTCGGCGGCCTCTTCCTGCTCTGGATCGCCATCGGCATGTGGCGCCACGCCCCCGACCCGCTGCCGCAACTGGGCGAGATCCGCCCCCGCAGCGCATGGGCCGCCTTTCGCTTCGGCTTTCTCACCTATGCGACGAACCCGAAGCCGGCGATCTTCTTCGGCGCCGTCTTCGTCGGCCTCGTGCCCGCCGAGACGCCTCTGGCCGCCCGCGCGGCTCTGGTCGCCGTGATCGCCCTGAACGAGGGCCTCTGGTACGCCCTTGTCAGCCGCGTCTTCTCGTTGCCGAAGGCCCGTACCGCCTACGCGCGCGTCAAGGCCCGCATCGACCGCGCCTTCGGATCGCTCATCGCCGCCTTCGGCCTCAAGATCGCCTTCACCTGA
- a CDS encoding LysE family translocator: protein MTLTHLIAFNLTLLAAMAAPGPALLYALRQSIAGGFRAGLLTGFGLAIVAATWTAAALLGLKAVFAVVPWAYLALKVTGALYLLYVAYTLLRDARQPILDSASPGARAFLGGMLVNLANPKSILFAASVLIVIFPPDLTLADKALIVANHLAVEATVYAAFAALLSTPPARAGYLRLKSVIDRVAGVVLGALGLRLLLDR from the coding sequence ATGACGCTGACGCATCTCATCGCCTTCAACCTGACCCTGCTGGCCGCCATGGCCGCACCGGGCCCCGCGCTGCTCTACGCACTGCGCCAGTCCATCGCCGGGGGCTTCCGCGCCGGTCTTTTGACCGGCTTCGGCCTTGCCATCGTCGCCGCGACCTGGACCGCCGCGGCGCTTCTTGGGCTCAAGGCTGTCTTCGCGGTGGTGCCCTGGGCCTATCTCGCACTGAAGGTGACAGGCGCGCTGTACCTGCTTTACGTGGCCTACACGCTCTTGCGCGACGCGCGACAGCCGATCTTGGACAGCGCCAGCCCCGGCGCGCGGGCCTTCCTTGGCGGAATGCTGGTGAACCTCGCCAATCCCAAGAGCATCCTCTTCGCCGCCTCGGTGCTGATCGTGATCTTCCCGCCGGATCTGACGCTGGCGGACAAGGCGCTGATCGTCGCCAATCACCTCGCCGTCGAAGCAACCGTCTACGCCGCTTTCGCGGCCCTGCTTTCGACACCGCCCGCCCGGGCAGGCTACCTGCGGTTGAAATCCGTAATCGACCGCGTTGCCGGCGTCGTCCTCGGCGCGCTCGGCCTGCGGCTCCTGCTGGACCGCTAG
- the fabI gene encoding enoyl-ACP reductase FabI yields the protein MSNGLMTGKRGLIMGLANDKSIAWGIAKALGDAGAELAFSYQGEALKKRVDPLAAQLGSSIVLPCDVGDEGSIDMLFNALAEEWDNLDFIVHAIGFSDKNELRGRYVDTTRGNFQLTMDISVYSFTAVMQRAEKMMNRGGSALTLTYYGAERIMPHYNVMGVAKAALEASVRYLAEDLGRDGIRVNAISAGPIKTLAASGIGDFRYIMKWNEYNSPLRRNVTIQDVGNSALYLLSDLGSGVTGETHHVDAGYHVVGMKAVDAPDITKG from the coding sequence ATGTCGAACGGCTTGATGACGGGAAAACGCGGCCTGATCATGGGGCTGGCAAACGACAAGTCGATCGCCTGGGGCATCGCCAAGGCGCTTGGCGACGCAGGGGCAGAACTGGCCTTCTCCTATCAGGGCGAGGCGCTGAAGAAGCGGGTCGATCCGCTCGCGGCGCAGCTGGGGTCCTCGATCGTGCTGCCCTGCGACGTGGGTGACGAGGGCAGCATCGACATGCTGTTCAACGCGCTGGCCGAAGAATGGGACAATCTCGACTTCATCGTCCACGCCATAGGCTTTTCCGACAAGAACGAGTTGCGCGGCCGCTACGTCGACACCACGCGCGGCAACTTCCAGCTGACCATGGACATTTCCGTCTACTCCTTCACCGCCGTCATGCAGCGGGCCGAGAAGATGATGAACCGCGGCGGCAGCGCCCTGACGCTGACCTACTACGGCGCCGAACGCATCATGCCGCATTACAATGTCATGGGTGTGGCCAAGGCGGCGCTCGAGGCCTCGGTGCGTTATCTTGCCGAGGATCTGGGCAGGGACGGCATCCGGGTGAACGCCATTTCTGCCGGGCCGATCAAGACGCTGGCGGCCTCGGGCATCGGCGACTTCCGCTACATCATGAAGTGGAACGAGTACAACTCGCCGCTGCGCCGCAACGTGACGATCCAGGACGTCGGAAACTCGGCGCTCTACCTGCTGTCGGATCTGGGCAGCGGCGTGACCGGGGAAACCCACCACGTCGACGCGGGCTATCACGTCGTCGGCATGAAGGCCGTGGACGCCCCCGACATCACCAAGGGCTGA
- the pdxH gene encoding pyridoxamine 5'-phosphate oxidase has protein sequence MSDRTGIFAGDDPFAIARAWLNEAERSEANDPNAIALSTVDADGLPNARMVLLKEIEADAFVFYTNYGSVKAREIEGSGKAAFVMHWKSLRRQIRVRGTVEREDGPQADAYYASRSLKSRLGAWASDQSQPLSSRTALMAEVAKVTAREGTDPARPPFWGGYRICPTEIEFWADGAFRLHDRFRWSREAITTEWSVLRLCP, from the coding sequence ATGAGCGACAGAACAGGCATTTTCGCCGGAGACGACCCCTTTGCCATCGCCCGTGCCTGGCTGAATGAGGCCGAGCGGAGCGAAGCCAACGATCCCAATGCCATTGCCCTGTCCACCGTGGATGCCGATGGCCTGCCCAACGCGCGCATGGTTCTGCTGAAGGAGATCGAGGCCGATGCCTTTGTCTTTTACACCAACTACGGATCGGTGAAGGCCCGGGAAATCGAGGGCTCTGGCAAGGCGGCTTTTGTCATGCACTGGAAGTCCCTGCGCCGCCAGATCCGCGTGCGCGGCACGGTCGAGCGCGAGGACGGCCCGCAGGCGGATGCCTATTACGCCTCGCGTTCGCTCAAGAGCCGCCTCGGGGCCTGGGCCTCGGACCAGAGCCAGCCGCTGTCGTCGCGCACCGCCCTGATGGCCGAGGTGGCGAAGGTGACGGCCCGCGAAGGCACCGATCCCGCGCGCCCGCCGTTTTGGGGCGGCTACCGGATCTGCCCGACAGAGATCGAATTCTGGGCAGATGGCGCTTTTCGGTTGCACGATCGCTTCCGGTGGAGCCGGGAAGCAATAACGACAGAGTGGAGTGTATTGCGTCTGTGTCCGTGA
- a CDS encoding cold-shock protein — protein sequence MTTTSSEAAPVSGRVKWFDPSKGFGFVIADDGGPDILLHANVLRNFGQSSVADGARIEIAVQKTERGVQATQVLKIEPPEPESGVPLADFENIDPDVMANAPLEPARVKWFDKAKGFGFANVFGKPEDVFIHIEVLRRSGLADLQPGEALAIRVVDGKRGRMAMEVHAWETALSR from the coding sequence TTGACGACGACCAGCAGCGAAGCGGCGCCGGTATCTGGCAGGGTGAAGTGGTTCGACCCTTCCAAGGGCTTTGGATTCGTGATCGCTGATGATGGCGGGCCGGATATACTTCTGCATGCCAATGTCCTGCGGAACTTCGGACAAAGCTCTGTCGCCGATGGCGCCCGGATCGAGATCGCGGTTCAGAAGACCGAGCGCGGCGTTCAGGCCACGCAGGTGCTGAAGATCGAACCGCCCGAACCCGAATCCGGGGTCCCGCTGGCGGATTTCGAGAACATCGACCCGGACGTCATGGCCAATGCGCCGCTGGAACCCGCCCGGGTGAAGTGGTTCGACAAGGCCAAGGGTTTCGGGTTTGCAAATGTCTTCGGAAAGCCGGAAGATGTGTTCATTCATATCGAGGTCCTGCGCCGCTCGGGCCTGGCGGATCTGCAACCGGGCGAGGCCCTTGCAATCCGCGTGGTCGACGGCAAGCGCGGGCGAATGGCGATGGAAGTGCACGCATGGGAAACCGCCTTGTCGCGTTGA
- a CDS encoding DUF192 domain-containing protein has translation MGNRLVALSSVLGLCLATALYAADNGSESLPVPPEPAEVRGADAPDPVAGQAAEVTDPAPEVPDDPEESAAGDSGAAAADLAATEPVAAGDAADDVPSTGDALAASDLPSSAPERKDPAAAPAEDMIIAPIGDEVLDAPEGGATLLAGDFPPVDPTAPACREDTILLRGDFGKARFSVQVADDGPKRARGLMHVKSMPPSFGMLFVYPSARPVSFWMKNTLIPLDMIFADQHGVVQRVHSMAQPRDLTQIPGGDSIQYVLEINGGMANMLGIKPGSQMRHPAISDPSWRCN, from the coding sequence ATGGGAAACCGCCTTGTCGCGTTGAGTTCGGTTCTGGGGCTGTGTCTGGCAACGGCGCTTTACGCTGCCGACAACGGGTCGGAGAGCCTTCCGGTGCCACCCGAACCGGCCGAAGTCCGGGGCGCGGACGCGCCTGATCCAGTTGCCGGGCAGGCGGCCGAAGTGACAGACCCCGCGCCTGAAGTGCCCGACGATCCCGAAGAGAGTGCCGCAGGGGACAGTGGCGCGGCAGCGGCCGATCTTGCGGCGACCGAACCGGTTGCGGCTGGCGATGCCGCCGACGATGTCCCGTCCACGGGCGATGCGCTTGCGGCCTCCGATTTGCCGTCCTCTGCGCCGGAACGCAAGGACCCTGCCGCCGCCCCGGCAGAAGACATGATCATCGCACCGATCGGCGACGAGGTTCTGGACGCGCCGGAAGGCGGTGCCACGCTTCTGGCCGGGGATTTCCCGCCGGTCGACCCGACGGCGCCGGCCTGCCGCGAGGACACGATCCTGCTGCGGGGCGACTTCGGTAAGGCGCGTTTCTCGGTGCAGGTGGCGGATGACGGTCCCAAGCGCGCGCGGGGGCTGATGCACGTCAAATCGATGCCGCCCAGTTTCGGCATGCTCTTCGTTTATCCCTCTGCGCGGCCCGTCTCTTTCTGGATGAAGAACACGCTCATTCCGCTCGACATGATCTTCGCGGACCAGCATGGCGTGGTCCAGCGGGTTCACTCTATGGCGCAACCGCGCGATCTGACGCAGATTCCTGGCGGCGACAGCATCCAGTACGTGCTGGAAATCAACGGCGGGATGGCGAACATGCTGGGGATCAAGCCCGGCAGCCAGATGCGCCACCCGGCCATTTCCGATCCGTCCTGGCGCTGCAACTGA